The following are from one region of the Populus trichocarpa isolate Nisqually-1 chromosome 8, P.trichocarpa_v4.1, whole genome shotgun sequence genome:
- the LOC7467505 gene encoding EPIDERMAL PATTERNING FACTOR-like protein 5 gives MTLLRHRHHFLSTLTFFTFLLFLSAPATTLSQLGSGVLQQGGEERGKGGGLRAFQRVLTQKRLGGPGSSPPSCRSKCGKCSPCKAVHVAIQPGLSMPLEYYPEAWRCKCGNELFMP, from the exons ATGACCCTACTACGCCACCGTCACCACTTCTTATCAACACTCACattcttcacttttcttttatttttatctgccCCAGCTACCACACTCTCCCAACTAG GTAGTGGAGTACTTCAGCAGGGAGGGGAGGAGAGGGGAAAGGGGGGCGGGCTAAGGGCTTTTCAGCGAGTTCTGACTCAGAAGCGACTCGGTGGACCAGGTTCTTCACCACCTTCATGTAGATCCAAGTGTGGAAAGTGCTCGCCATGTAAAGCAGTTCACGTGGCAATTCAACCTGGTTTGAGTATGCCATTAGAGTATTATCCAGAGGCTTGGAGATGTAAGTGTGGCAACGAGCTTTTTATGCCTTAA